The Felis catus isolate Fca126 chromosome B2, F.catus_Fca126_mat1.0, whole genome shotgun sequence region TCCTGTCCTCGGAGAGGGCCGTGCTCCAGCTGGCGGCCGGAGGGTCCCGGGTCCCGGCCCctgggggaggagagcagggcGTGGAGGGGAGCCCTGGGGCGCATGCGCCGCTCGGGGCGGGGCAAAAAGCGCTCCAGTAGGTGCCACCAGCCAGCGCCTTTCTGTCCTGAACCTCAGCTTCCCCTTCTGTTGTGTAAGGACCGAGGCGGGAGCAATGCTACCCAACACGCAAGTGCTGCTCAGCtgtgagattttgtttttcaaagtgcaGCCCCTGAACGGCCTCGCCAGGGAGCTTGTAAAAGTGCAGaatcctgggggtgcctgggtggctcattcggttaggcgtctgactcttggttttagcccaggtcatgatctccctgggatcaagccccacatcaggctctgcactgacattgtggagcctgcttgggatctctctctccctctccctctctcttttctcctcccccgctttctctcaaaataaataaactttttttttttgatgcagaATCTTGGGCCCCATCCCTACTGAACCAGAATCTGCATGTTAACAAGATCCCCCGGGTGGTTTTTCTTGCACATTAAGTGTGAGAAGCAAAATGTGGTGATATTTGTGGAAATAGTTTCTTCTTTAAGCACCAATCTCAAAGTAAATGCTAGGTTTTAAATTATACAGTATCTGTTCAAGTCAGCAGAGTCTGGCACAGTGCCgggcattacacacacacacacacacacacacacacacacacacacacacaaaaccaagaacttcataaatatttggggggaaataatGCCTACACAAGTAACAAACATTGAGccctcactatgtgccaggtgctacaCTAACTGCCTCATTACCTGGTGGCTACGTATGGGGCTAGAACCAGTGTGTTTTCCATTGTCTCTTTCCATTTCCAGTGAAGAGACTGGAACAAAGAGGCTTAACGGCTTGCCGGATGCCTCATACCCAGCGAGAGCTGGAGCAGAGAGCCCAGTAACCAGGCTCCAGACGTGGTGTATTTAACTGCTCTGTTTGCTGCCTTGGGTTGAGTGGGTGGATGAGAGAAAGGCTCCCGAAACCCCCAGCTGTTTACCTGAGTCTGTTTCCAGATGATGCACCAGGCTTTCTGAGCGAAGCAGAAATAGAAAGGTATGTGACTTGCCATCTCTTACAGGTACTCCCCAGGGCAGACCTGGGGACCccgtggggaaggaggagaaggcatCTGCTCCATGCCTCCTGCTGTGCTCTAATGGCACAGGAGCAGCCCCCACCTGCCAGTGCATGTCCCTGGGGAGAGAAGATCTCTGAGGAACGGTCCCTCTGAGCAGAGCAGGGTCACTAAGGGAAGGCTTGGGCGGAAGACAACTGGAGCCAGGCTTGGAAGGCAGGGGAAGGTGGAGAGGGATGGGGGGGCAGAAGGgcaagcagtggaggggggagggaacagcatggggaAATCTGTTATCCCTTCCCCTTTACCTGAGAAGGTCCTCAGCATCTCTGGGAGGGGCAGGATTTTCCTGTGAACATCTCGGATCTTCTTGACAAGGGCAGGAGAAATGGTCTCTGGACTCACAAAAGTCTTCTCACACCTACAACCAGTTCCTCCAGAATTAGAGGAAGGTCCTTTAGGAGAATGTTTGGGGCTTGTGGAGGCTGCAAGAGGTCGTTACCCTGTTTGCCTCTAGAGGACAGTACAGGGTCACTAGGAAAAGGAGAAGGCGCTTGAACTCCTCTGTGACTTGTGTGCTGCTCATTACTAGGGGAAAGGGGATGGGGGAGAACAGCGGGATGGAAGAAAATGTGTCCTTGCGGGTCACCCGCTGCATGACCTTGACagcacccctaccccccccccacccctcaaccccccaagccccttcccccacttcctggTCTCAGCTTCCTCCGCAGACCAGAAGGCCTGCAAAGCCCATCTAGATCGGAATCTCTAACACAACTTGAAAAGTATGTTTGGAGATGCTTCTTGGCTCATGGGCCCCCAGGGTAGACACCCCGGGTTCAGGTCCCTGTGGATGCATGACCCACGGCTGTGACAGCTGCTCCCTAGCAGAGCACCGGGAAGGCACAGGCACttggagcagaggaagggagagaagctaATATTCACAGTTCCAGCAGCTGCCCCTTGAGAGTAGTGTTTGTAAATTCTGAAGGAAATGGGGCAGTTGAGGGGGGAAATGGTTGAAGGCAGGCTGCCTGGTCTTACCACGTTCCGTGCTGACTGTACTTAATAGAAGATGTTCCCCTCAGAATTACGTTTTGGTGTTAACGCTGCCTCGAGCACTAATAATTTCGGGAATTAAATGGATGTTCCTGGATCAGCCTAAAAACCtgattgttgtttgtttcttcacttttaagGGGAAAACGTGTCCCTGATACCAAACAATCAGTTTTAAAAACGAACTCTTGGAACACAAACCTTTGAGTGGAggctgcctgtgtgtgtgtctgccaaAGCAGTTTTGCATTTCCGCGCAGCCCGCTGGAGGGCGAGGTCAGAGTGCCCCCCAATGTCCGTGCCCAGGGGACACAGGTGACGGATACAAAGTATACACCCCGTGTGTGAAGGAAGCAGGACTGGGAGGAGGCCCTACCTGCGCTGGCTGACGCCCACAtcctacaaaagaaaaagaacatgcaCTCAGTGTCCTCAGGTCCTTCCCGCCGGAGAGGCTGCACATCCGTTCTTCTTAACGCATTGGCTCAAAGTTCTCCTCTTGAAGAAAGTTCTGTGTGTC contains the following coding sequences:
- the LOC101098381 gene encoding tripartite motif-containing protein 15, which encodes MHWQVGAAPVPLEHSRRHGADAFSSFPTGSPGLPWGVPVRDGKSHTFLFLLRSESLVHHLETDSGAGTRDPPAASWSTALSEDRKPTRFTRDQQDLPHCPWSSEGVPLALGCPGGTSGRPRGHVQVQPRARGGRPNTVYDEPARR